TGACTGTGGAAGGGGAAGGAGATAATGTCACTTTTTTTGAAGGGGGAAACCAAAAATACCTAGACAGCGAAAGTCAAAGCTAGTTCCTCTTCCAATATACTACCGCTACCTTAATCCTATCAAATATTTATCTTTATCCTTTGAATTACTCATATATATCCTATTAATTTAATTTCGCACCGGAAACGATTCTAGGAGAAGTTCGAATCCGTTCCGTTCGGATATTGATCGGTCTTGGTTTGACATGGTTTACGCGTTACTGGTTCCCGGAAGAGTTAATCTCTCCATTAGCTAAACCCTTTCTTACCCTGTCTTTGGACTCGTATTTTGTTTGTACACAATCAACGGAGGCCTCCCCGACATATGTTGCAACGTCTTCAATAGCATGTTCTTACTTCGTCTTTCCCTTAATAAGTCATCAAATTTGGTGCTTTTTGATCCCCAGTTGCTATGGGGAACAAAGGAGGAAATACAATCGATTCCTCTATTTAAGTGGTTCTCGCTTCTCCTTGTTACTGTTCCTAACTCTTCCCCGGGTAGTTCCCAATGTTTGGTACTTTCTATACTTCGTGGGTGCAACATCAACAAATTCGCTCATGATCAAGTTACAACCTAAGATCTATGACCATATTATGCTAACTGTTCGTATTTCGTTCATTCCATCGGTATGCTCTCAGGTACCTGTAATTGTGATCTGTTTGCCAGAACCAAGGGGTCTTTCTGTGGAAACCTTCACGAACAATCGTCGTTTTTTTATGGTTTTTCCGCTTCTCACAGCTGCTCTTTCCACACCTCCGGATATCTGGTGCCAAATCGTCGCCCATTTCCTTATTTCTTCGATAATAGAGTTGACTATCTTTGTGGCATCGATTGTACAAGTTCGCGAAGAGGCTGGACGAGTGGAATGAGGGAAAGCGGCTCGATTGACAAAAAAGAAGAGTAGCCCCCGCAAAGTAACTATGAATTCCCGAGCAATTCTCAACCAACATATGCGATTCATTCCCGTATTATAGTACAAATCATACTTATCAATCAAGCAGTTAGGAAGTCCTAGACTTTAAGCCAGCCGTCCATGCCTGTTGAAAGTTCCTTGCCTCTTGTGCCGTGCGTGAGCTGTGCCCGCTTTTCCCTTGCTTGAAAGGCATCCGGGGAGGACGTCAACCGGCTAAATAATTAAGGCTCGACTGAGTTGTTTCGCCCGGAACTCCATCCATCCTGGGAAAGTTTACTAAAACAGTAGTTTCGAGCGCTGCTATAAAATAAGTGTCTTTTGTTCCTGGGAGTAAAGTTGCTAAAGCTTCGATTCTTATTCTTTCCTTTGCCTGATGTGTATCGCCTGTTTTTCTGTGCTGTGTCAGTGTGGTTCATTCGTGAATCATATCCCAATCCTTCTATCAGTGAAAAGATCGAAGCTTGCTTTGAAATCAAAAGGAATCGGGCAATCGAGATGAGTCCTGGTGAACCTCGAGAATTGCATAATCAAGGTATCTTCTTTCCTGCTCTGCGAATAAGCCAGTACGCGAGGACATCCTATCATCCTTGCCTTTCATCCTAGTATGAGTCCTGGCCTAATCAAAGTCAAAAGGACTCTCGTTTATTTTCCTTAAAAAAGCCATCGATTCCACTTATTTCTGCCACTGGCTTGCTCTCTTCGGTCTGCCGTCAGTCTTCGATCGGTCTATCGAGAGTAAAGGTCTATCCGATAGAAACGAATGGCTCTTCCACCCGTCCTTCTAAGGAGCTTATTGTTTAGCAGTTCTATCACTGGGAACTACATATAGTAAGGCTTCTATCTAGAGGTCCGAAGATCCAATCAAATTCAATTTTGCGCTTAGCACGCGGAGAGAGTTGTTTTGCCGATCCGTCTTTTGTTTGTTTTGAGATCTTTCTTCGTTAGATTAGATCTGGCTTTCAGGATTTGCTAAATTATATAGATTCTGGATAGAGATGAATGCTTTGTTTGATCAATTGATGTAGGTTCTGAATCCAAATCAGATCGGTCAAGGCGGGGCATCATGAAGAGAGATTCTATTGTTGGCTACCTATCGCCCCCCGTTTGTTAGGAATCCTCAGTGGCGAGCCCCGACTTGCTTAGCCCTCAGAGGCCAACCCGCTCTCCGGCGAGGATGCCCTACTGAGTCCTTCCTCATATCTTTCTATCTTGACTAGTTAGTTCAGCTTCTCACTCCGCTCTGCCGTCACTGACTTTCTATCTCTTAGGCCGTGGTCTGTCTTCCCTTTCCATGCTCGTACAACCAAGGGATCCCCGAGGCATCTTTCCCGCTCAGCCCCTTCCTCTTTCGGGCCTATGATTTAGGTGCCTACGAATTTCCCTTCTTCTGCGAGTTGCACAATCACTTCTTTCCCTTTTGCCTCTTTCTTTCGTGAGTCTGATGACACCTTGATGAGGATAATCAAGAGAAGAAAAGGGAGATATAAATTGCATTCAAGGTAGCATTCTCGGTCATCATTACGGCTTGGCCGATGTGAATGGAAATGCACTCTCTCATCTTAGGCAAAGGTTATCGAAAAAGAGAACGGAAATTAGAAGAAGAGCAAAGAAAGATGTCAGGCCATACTTATTAACTTGACGAGTAGAACTTCTTAGATTAGTTACCCGGGATCTGAAAGAAGCTTCATTTCTTTGCGCACCGAGATCACTGTATTCTTACTGCTAGCAATCAAAGGAAGAATGAAGATCGAGGAACCTTGTCTTCATCCCAGTGCTATTCATCCCGAGATATGCCTTGAGAGGGTGTTGAAAGATGAAGTTTCACTGGTCTGGTCACATACGAGATTTCCTGCTCACTCTTTTCAAAAAAAAAGTCGTTTATATTTATAAAGGACTTAGTCTGAAACGTTGTATGAGTGTATCATCTTTTTGTTTGAAAAGTTATTTTAGGTTCTTATCTTAGTAGCACGCAATCAAACTCCTGCGCTAACGAGCAAGGCTCTATCTTCTCCTTTACAGTCGAGATTCATACCTCGGTTGACTAACAACCCTCAGTGATGTTATATTAAGGGGCCGATAGTAGTACACTGTGTGGGACGGAGTAAGGGCCCTTACTAGAGAGTAACATTTCGGTCCATTCTTTTGAGTTCCGCCTCCCGCGGTAGACTCCTTTCTATTTTGGATTCAGCATAGTAAGGGCTTTGTAGCCCTTTTTCTTGCAAATCCCGCAGGATCCGATCAAAAGAAGGAACCCCATACTTCTTTTCAAAGGATTGGACCACCTCCTCGCCCCTGAAAGGCCCCAACTTGCGCATCCCCTCCTGTTGACAGTAGTAGTGCAGACCCTGCTTAGACATGCCTTGATGCGAGGCTGGTCCACGGCATTCGATTAAAGAAAGTCAAATCTTTATTTATAGTTAATAGATTATTGTCATAAAAGCAGAACTGCTAGCTACCTACGGAGAAGAAGTGAGAGGTGCCGAAACTACTGCCGCATACCAAATGAACAACAACCCAACCCGGGAAGAGGAGATTTTACCTGAACTCTGTCTCTCTTCCACTCCTTAAGGGCAATAGCGACCCCGTATAGAATAGACGTGCCAACGGGCGATTCTTCTTCAACTAGAAATCGAATATGAAAAGGGCGAACTTACTGAATAATCGGTGACTCAAGCGCTTTTCTGGTAACATATTCCTCCTCCCTCATTAAGTGGCTGCACACACCGACGGGTGCCCGCCCCATTTACCCAGAGTAATGAGACTATGTATAGGTATAGCGGTCACTTGACCGCCTATTAATGAGATAGCTTCAAATCCAAGGTTTTCTCGAATCAATAAAAAGAGAATAATAAGGTCAAATCTTGCTATTCCACCTGAAGGTATATACTTTAGATATGATCAATCAGTCCAATGGGCACCTGAAGGCCCGGTATAACTTACTTTACCAAGTAAGCATCTACGCTCCAGACTCTAACGAGTCAGTACTTCGATCCTCTCCTTAGCGTAAACACAAAGTAATCAATTTCCTGTAAGTCGAGTTACTACTTTCCTTTCCAGATACGGATCGTATCAGCTCTTCAAACCTGACTCTCAGTCACTGACTCAAGAACGAATACCAAGACAGCTGTTCCCTTCTCCTACTCCTACTTGAATCAACATATTGAGGTGAAGCAACTAGCAACTATAGACCTAATGATAAAATGGTAACTTTCATTCCCTTCTTTCCCCTTCCTTTTCTTCTATCACCAGCAGCACCCTTTGTTTGAAAGTTAAAGTAGCCTTTCCATCCTTTACATCATTTGGAGGGAAATGAACACTGAGATGATGAAAAATATAGACCGGTGTGTCATTGGTCTTTCGTTCGTAGTGGGATAAACTCACCTAAATAGTCAAGTGAAGGAGACCCACATGCCCTGAAGTGGACCTTGGAACTCAAGCCCCAGACCTTGTTTGACGGCTTTACTATTGAAGTCCAATCCTTGTAAGGTAAGACGATCTTGCATATCTATGTCCACCCAGCCGCCCTTCCCAGCTCTAGCTTCGGCTGAACCCCACCAACTCATTCCCATCGATCCACAGCTGGTACTTTCCAGTTGATTGATCCCAATCATTGTCCCCAGTTCGGTTTTCCGCTGTATCAGATGGATCCCGCACCAATCCTTCCCTTTGTTTCACTCCGAAGAGGGACAGTGAAGTGCCTTTAACTCACCTCTGATGCAGCACCACCCCTTGGTCTTTATTGTACTAAATGACTATATAATAGAATAGAATGGATGCCCATTACGTACGTACTTCGTACGAACTCTCGCTGGTGGCGGGCTTTATCGCAATTTTCGGACGTATCAAGGATACCCTTTTTCATCGAAGATCTTCTGTGACTAAATGCGAAGTTTATCAATCAGATTCTAGGCAATCAGATGAGGAGTGGAAATCCGATTTCGGTAAGACTCGATCTGAATCGCAATCTGGTTCTGGTCCGAATTTCGATCGTTGTCTTTTTACTTCTTTCTTTAAGTATTAACCCGATGCTATTTGTTCGGTGGCCCGGATTGGATTGGAGTGGGGGTCAAACTGAAAGAAATGCTCCTTTTGAAATCTTTCCGCTTACTCCTTTTTCGACTTGTGGGTTGGGAATGTCTCGGTCCCGTCTTGCTTCTTCTTTGTGTGGTTTCGGGCGGGTATCCCCTTTCAATGGAGGATCCCGCCCGCAGGAGGTCAACCTGCTGCCAATCCTGCAGAGGAACGTGAATCCTCAACCTTTTCCGAAGCGAGCGTGAATCAGCAGCCTGTGATTCCCGAACTGGAACCTACGCTTCTCGATGAGAACACCCGGCGAGCAGAGCTCGCTCTTCGATTGAGGTCGAATTGGTGGGGGATAGCTTATAACGAGCGAATCCTCGACTCCTTCGTCCGGAGTCAACTGGCCATAGAAAGGCATATTGAGGCCGCACTTGTGGTGGACGGGTATTCCCCTAAAGTTGTCTTGGAAAGAAGACATCTGATTCGGGGCTTTCTTTTCTATCCGGAGGGGCGTGCGCTTAGGGAAGACACTGACGCGGGTTATCTGAGCAAAATGGCCCATTGG
The genomic region above belongs to Phaseolus vulgaris mitochondrion, complete genome and contains:
- the mttB gene encoding transport membrane protein, whose product is MILGEVRIRSVRILIGLGLTWFTRYWFPEELISPLAKPFLTLSLDSYFVCTQSTEASPTYVATSSIACSYFVFPLISHQIWCFLIPSCYGEQRRKYNRFLYLSGSRFSLLLFLTLPRVVPNVWYFLYFVGATSTNSLMIKLQPKIYDHIMLTVRISFIPSVCSQVPVIVICLPEPRGLSVETFTNNRRFFMVFPLLTAALSTPPDIWCQIVAHFLISSIIELTIFVASIVQVREEAGRVE